A part of Pseudomonas sp. HR96 genomic DNA contains:
- the rpoB gene encoding DNA-directed RNA polymerase subunit beta, translating to MAYSYTEKKRIRKDFSKLPDVMDVPYLLAIQLDSYREFLQAGATKDQFRDVGLHAAFKSVFPIISYSGNAALEYVGYRLGEPAFDVKECVLRGVTYAVPLRVKVRLIIFDKESSNKAIKDIKEQEVYMGEIPLMTENGTFVINGTERVIVSQLHRSPGVFFDHDRGKTHSSGKLLYSARIIPYRGSWLDFEFDPKDCVFVRIDRRRKLPASVLLRALGYSTEEVLDAFYTTNVFHVQGENLSLELVPQRLRGEIAALDITDGSGKVIVEQGRRITARHINQIEKSGVKTLDVPLDYVLGRTTAKAIVHPATGEILAECNTELTTDVLAKIAKAQVVRIETLYTNDIDCGPFISDTLKIDSTSNQLEALVEIYRMMRPGEPPTKDAAETLFNNLFFSPERYDLSAVGRMKFNRRIGRTEIEGSGVLSKEDIVAVLKTLVDIRNGKGIVDDIDHLGNRRVRCVGEMAENQFRVGLVRVERAVKERLSMAESEGLMPQDLINAKPVAAAVKEFFGSSQLSQFMDQNNPLSEITHKRRVSALGPGGLTRERAGFEVRDVHPTHYGRVCPIETPEGPNIGLINSLAAYARTNQYGFLESPYRVVKDALVTDEIVFLSAIEEADHVIAQASATMNDKKVLIDELVAVRHLNEFTVKAPEDVTLMDVSPKQVVSVAASLIPFLEHDDANRALMGSNMQRQAVPTLRADKPLVGTGMERNVARDSGVCVVARRGGVIDSVDASRIVVRVADDEVETGEAGVDIYNLTKYTRSNQNTCINQRPLVSKGDRVERFDIMADGPSTDMGELALGQNMRIAFMAWNGFNFEDSICLSERVVQEDRFTTIHIQELTCVARDTKLGPEEITADIPNVGEAALNKLDEAGIVYVGAEVGAGDILVGKVTPKGETQLTPEEKLLRAIFGEKASDVKDTSLRVPTGTKGTVIDVQVFTRDGVERDARALSIEKSQLDEIRKDLNEEFRIVEGATFERLRSALKGQIVEGGAGLKKGTEITDEVLDGLEHGQWFKLRMAEDALNEQLEKAQAYIVDRRRLLDDKFEDKKRKLQQGDDLAPGVLKIVKVYLAIRRRIQPGDKMAGRHGNKGVVSVIMPVEDMPHDANGTPVDVVLNPLGVPSRMNVGQILETHLGLAAKGLGEKINRMLEEQRKVAELRGFLTEIYNEIGGRQEKLEDFTDQEILDLAKNLKGGVPMATPVFDGAKESEIKAMLKLADMPESGQMQLFDGRTGNKFERPVTVGYMYMLKLNHLVDDKMHARSTGSYSLVTQQPLGGKAQFGGQRFGEMEVWALEAYGAAYTLQEMLTVKSDDVNGRTKMYKNIVDGDHRMEPGMPESFNVLIKEIRSLGIDIDLETE from the coding sequence ATGGCTTACTCATACACTGAGAAAAAACGTATCCGCAAGGACTTTAGCAAGTTGCCGGACGTCATGGACGTACCGTACCTCTTGGCTATCCAGCTGGATTCGTATCGCGAATTCTTGCAGGCGGGAGCGACCAAGGACCAGTTCCGTGACGTCGGTCTGCATGCGGCCTTCAAATCCGTTTTCCCGATCATCAGCTACTCCGGCAATGCGGCTTTGGAGTACGTTGGTTATCGCCTGGGCGAACCGGCTTTTGATGTCAAGGAATGCGTGTTGCGAGGCGTGACGTACGCCGTACCTTTGCGGGTAAAAGTACGCCTGATCATTTTCGACAAAGAGTCGTCGAACAAAGCGATCAAGGACATCAAAGAGCAAGAAGTCTACATGGGTGAAATCCCCCTGATGACTGAGAACGGTACCTTCGTAATCAACGGTACCGAGCGCGTTATCGTTTCCCAGCTGCACCGTTCGCCTGGCGTGTTCTTCGACCACGACCGTGGCAAGACTCACAGCTCCGGCAAGCTGCTGTACTCGGCTCGCATCATTCCTTACCGCGGTTCGTGGCTGGACTTCGAATTCGACCCGAAAGACTGTGTATTCGTCCGGATCGACCGTCGTCGCAAGCTGCCCGCGTCGGTACTGCTGCGCGCGCTGGGTTACAGCACCGAAGAAGTCCTGGATGCGTTCTACACCACCAACGTCTTCCACGTTCAGGGCGAAAACCTGAGCCTGGAACTGGTGCCTCAGCGCCTGCGTGGTGAAATCGCGGCCCTGGACATCACCGATGGCAGCGGCAAGGTCATCGTCGAGCAAGGCCGTCGTATCACCGCACGCCACATCAACCAGATCGAGAAGTCCGGGGTCAAGACCCTCGACGTTCCGCTGGACTACGTACTGGGTCGCACCACGGCGAAGGCTATCGTGCACCCGGCTACCGGCGAGATCCTGGCTGAATGCAACACCGAGCTGACAACCGACGTCCTGGCGAAAATCGCCAAGGCCCAGGTCGTGCGCATCGAAACGCTGTACACCAACGACATCGACTGCGGTCCGTTCATCTCCGACACGCTGAAGATCGACTCCACCAGCAACCAATTGGAAGCGCTGGTCGAGATCTATCGCATGATGCGTCCAGGCGAACCGCCGACCAAGGATGCCGCCGAGACCCTGTTCAACAACCTGTTCTTCAGCCCTGAGCGCTATGACCTGTCTGCGGTCGGCCGGATGAAGTTCAACCGTCGTATCGGTCGCACCGAGATCGAAGGTTCGGGCGTGTTGAGCAAGGAAGACATCGTTGCCGTACTGAAGACCCTGGTCGACATCCGCAACGGCAAAGGCATCGTCGACGACATCGACCACCTGGGTAACCGTCGCGTCCGCTGCGTCGGCGAGATGGCCGAGAACCAGTTCCGTGTGGGCCTGGTGCGCGTGGAGCGTGCGGTCAAGGAACGTCTGTCGATGGCCGAAAGCGAAGGCCTGATGCCTCAGGACCTGATCAACGCCAAGCCGGTAGCGGCCGCGGTGAAAGAGTTCTTCGGTTCCAGCCAGCTTTCGCAGTTCATGGACCAGAACAACCCGCTGTCCGAGATCACCCACAAGCGTCGTGTTTCCGCACTCGGCCCTGGCGGTCTGACTCGCGAACGCGCGGGCTTCGAAGTTCGTGACGTACACCCGACGCACTACGGTCGCGTGTGCCCGATCGAAACGCCGGAAGGTCCGAACATCGGTCTGATCAACTCCCTGGCTGCCTATGCGCGCACCAACCAGTACGGCTTCCTCGAAAGCCCGTACCGTGTGGTGAAAGACGCTCTGGTCACCGACGAGATCGTGTTCCTGTCCGCTATTGAAGAAGCCGATCACGTGATCGCGCAGGCTTCGGCGACCATGAACGACAAGAAAGTCCTGATCGACGAGCTGGTAGCAGTACGTCACCTGAACGAATTCACCGTGAAGGCGCCTGAAGACGTCACCCTGATGGACGTTTCGCCCAAGCAGGTAGTCTCGGTTGCAGCCTCGCTGATTCCGTTCCTCGAGCACGACGACGCCAACCGTGCGTTGATGGGTTCGAACATGCAGCGTCAGGCCGTACCGACCCTGCGTGCCGACAAGCCGCTGGTCGGCACCGGCATGGAGCGCAACGTTGCCCGCGACTCCGGTGTCTGCGTGGTGGCTCGCCGTGGCGGCGTGATCGACTCCGTCGATGCCAGCCGTATCGTGGTTCGGGTTGCCGATGACGAAGTCGAAACCGGTGAAGCCGGTGTCGACATCTACAACCTGACCAAGTACACCCGTTCGAACCAGAACACCTGCATCAACCAGCGTCCGCTGGTGAGCAAAGGTGATCGCGTCGAGCGTTTCGACATCATGGCGGATGGTCCTTCCACCGACATGGGCGAACTGGCCCTGGGCCAGAACATGCGCATCGCGTTCATGGCGTGGAACGGCTTCAACTTCGAAGACTCCATCTGCCTGTCCGAGCGTGTGGTTCAGGAAGACCGCTTCACCACGATCCACATCCAGGAACTGACCTGTGTGGCGCGTGATACCAAGCTGGGCCCAGAGGAAATCACTGCCGACATCCCTAACGTGGGTGAAGCGGCGCTGAACAAGCTGGACGAAGCCGGTATCGTTTACGTGGGTGCCGAAGTCGGCGCCGGCGACATCCTGGTCGGCAAGGTCACCCCGAAAGGCGAGACCCAGCTGACTCCGGAAGAAAAACTGCTGCGCGCAATCTTCGGCGAGAAGGCCAGCGACGTCAAAGACACCTCCCTGCGCGTGCCGACTGGCACCAAAGGTACCGTCATCGACGTTCAGGTCTTCACCCGCGACGGCGTCGAGCGTGACGCTCGTGCCCTGTCGATCGAGAAGAGCCAGCTGGATGAGATCCGCAAGGACCTCAACGAAGAGTTCCGCATCGTCGAAGGTGCTACCTTCGAACGTCTGCGTTCGGCCCTCAAAGGCCAGATCGTCGAAGGCGGCGCCGGCCTGAAGAAAGGCACCGAGATCACCGACGAAGTTCTCGACGGTCTCGAGCACGGCCAGTGGTTCAAACTGCGCATGGCCGAAGACGCGCTGAATGAGCAACTGGAAAAGGCCCAGGCCTACATCGTTGATCGTCGCCGTCTGCTGGACGACAAGTTCGAAGACAAGAAGCGCAAGCTGCAGCAGGGCGATGACCTGGCACCGGGCGTACTGAAGATCGTCAAGGTCTACCTGGCCATTCGTCGCCGCATCCAGCCGGGCGACAAGATGGCCGGCCGTCACGGTAACAAGGGTGTAGTCTCGGTCATCATGCCGGTCGAAGACATGCCGCACGACGCCAACGGTACTCCGGTGGACGTGGTTCTCAACCCCTTGGGCGTACCTTCGCGCATGAACGTTGGGCAGATCCTCGAGACCCACCTGGGCCTCGCGGCCAAGGGCCTGGGCGAGAAGATCAACCGTATGCTGGAAGAACAGCGTAAGGTGGCTGAACTGCGCGGTTTCCTGACCGAGATCTACAACGAGATCGGCGGGCGTCAAGAGAAGCTCGAAGACTTCACCGATCAAGAGATCCTTGACCTGGCGAAGAACCTCAAAGGCGGTGTGCCAATGGCCACCCCAGTATTCGACGGCGCCAAGGAAAGCGAAATCAAGGCCATGCTGAAACTGGCAGACATGCCGGAAAGCGGCCAGATGCAGCTGTTCGATGGCCGCACCGGCAACAAGTTCGAGCGTCCGGTCACCGTCGGCTACATGTACATGCTCAAACTGAACCACTTGGTGGACGACAAGATGCACGCGCGTTCCACTGGTTCTTACAGCCTGGTCACCCAGCAACCGCTGGGCGGCAAGGCGCAGTTCGGTGGTCAGCGTTTCGGGGAGATGGAAGTGTGGGCGCTGGAAGCATACGGCGCGGCATACACCCTGCAGGAAATGCTCACAGTGAAGTCGGACGATGTGAACGGTCGGACCAAGATGTACAAGAACATCGTGGACGGCGATCACCGTATGGAGCCGGGCATGCCCGAGTCCTTCAACGTGTTGATCAAAGAGATTCGTTCCCTCGGTATCGATATCGATCTGGAAACCGAATAA